The following are encoded in a window of Vigna unguiculata cultivar IT97K-499-35 chromosome 8, ASM411807v1, whole genome shotgun sequence genomic DNA:
- the LOC114193027 gene encoding short-chain dehydrogenase/reductase family 42E member 1, which produces MHLSENEGIEGKAFVVTGGLGFVGSALCLELIRRDAREVRAFDLRSSSPFSPALHDNGVRCIQGDIRRKEDVERALRGADCVFHLAAFGMSGKEMLQFGRVDEVNINGTCHVLDACIDLGITRLVYCSTYNVVFGGQQIINGNETLPYFPIDHHADPYGRSKSIAEQFVLKNNARPLKNQSGNLYTCAIRPAAIYGPAEDRHLPRIVSMAKLGLLLFRIGDQSVKSDWVFVDNLVLALILASMGLLDDNPSQAKRPVAAGQAYFISDGSPVNSFEFLQPLLRSLDYELPKTTLPVDRALVLGRICSAVYTILYPWLNRWWLPQPFILPSEVHKVGVTHYFSYLKARQEIGYVPMVTSREGMALTISYWQQRKRATLDGPTIYAWLFGVIGMVALFCGAFLPDIGIVFFLRATCLFVFRSMWVTRLVFLLATIAHIAEAIYAWHLAQRVDPSNARGWFWQTFALGMFSLRFLLKRART; this is translated from the exons atgcacTTGAGCGAGAACGAAGGGATAGAGGGGAAGGCCTTTGTAGTGACCGGTGGACTGGGCTTCGTAGGCTCTGCTCTCTGCTTGGAGCTCATCCGAAGAGATGCCAGAGAGGTCCGAGCATTTGACCTCCGCTCCTCTTCTCCCTTTTCCCCTGCTCTCCACGATAATGGAGTCCGCTGCATCCAAG GTGACATTCGCCGGAAAGAAGACGTCGAGAGGGCCCTCCGCGGTGCCGATTGTGTTTTCCACCTTGCGGCCTTTGGAATGTCAGGTAAAGAGATGCTCCAGTTTGGTCGTGTCGATGAAGTCAACATAAATGGGACATGCCATGTTCTCGACGCTTGTATCGACCTCGGCATCACAAGGCTTGTCTACTGTAGCACGTACAATGTTGTCTTCGGTGGTCAACAGATCATCAACGGGAATGAGACATTGCCTTATTTCCCAATTGATCACCATGCCGATCCCTATGGCCGTAGTAAATCAATCGCTGAGCAGTTTGTTCTAAAGAACAATGCTCGCCCTCTCAA GAACCAATCCGGTAATCTTTACACTTGTGCTATTCGTCCAGCTGCAATCTATGGACCGGCCGAAGACAGGCACCTTCCAAGGATCGTAAGCATGGCAAAGTTGGGTCTCCTTCTGTTCAGAATTGGCGACCAAAGTGTAAAATCAGATTGGGTTTTTGTGGATAACCTTGTCCTTGCTCTTATATTGGCCAGCATGGGACTTCTTGATGACAATCCTAGCCAGGCAAAACGCCCTGTAGCTGCTGGCCAGGCCTACTTTATATCTGATG GTTCACCGGTCAATTCTTTTGAATTCCTACAGCCTCTGCTTAGGAGTTTAGATTATGAACTACCAAAGACTACACTACCTGTGGATCGGGCTCTTGTTCTTGGCAGGATTTGCTCGGCTGTTTATACAATCCTATATCCATGGCTCAATCGGTGGTGGCTTCCACAGCCATTCATTCTTCCCTCTGAAGTACACAAG GTGGGGGTCACCCATTACTTCTCCTATCTTAAAGCCAGACAGGAGATTGGCTATGTTCCCATGGTTACCTCACGTGAGGGGATGGCTTTGACCATATCTTACTGGCAACAGAGGAAAAGAGCGACTCTGGATGGACCCACGATCTATGCGTGGTTGTTTGGCGTCATTGGAATGGTCGCACTCTTTTGCGGTGCTTTCTTACCTGACATAGGGATCGTGTTCTTTCTCAGAGCTACATGTCTATTTGTCTTTCGATCAATGTGGGTGACAAGGCTAGTGTTTCTTCTGGCTACAATTGCACATATTGCTGAGGCCATTTATGCTTGGCACCTGGCTCAAAGGGTGGATCCTTCCAATGCAAGAGGATGGTTTTGGCAAACGTTTGCTCTTGGCATGTTTTCGTTGCGCTTCCTTTTGAAAAGAGCAAGGACATAA
- the LOC114193602 gene encoding magnesium transporter MRS2-3-like, which produces MRSGEERQTVTGIRKKGSGIRQWLLLDGKGETEVVEAGKHAIMRRTGLPARDLRILDPLLSYPSTLLGRERAIVINLEHIKAIITAQEVLLLNSRDPSVTPFVHELQARILRHHQASSSSSKNHDHHTNYEPDRDHDPDAIKILPFEFVALEACLESACSVLENEAKTLEQEAHPALDKLTSKISTLNLERVRQIKSRLVAITGRVQKVRDELEHLLDDDDDMAEMYLTEKLAEQQMEESSSPSSIHDHHDEDLDDRTVPEISSEAGGPPVGFEDHHNVYNVLGRDNHGTRGSTYSAVTKQLDVEELEMLLEAYFVQIDGTLNKLSTLREYVDDTEDYINIMLDDKQNHLLKMGVMLTTATLVVSGFVVVAGVFGMNIHIELFDPDKAGMTEFLWTVGGSTAGTIFLYVVAIAWCKHKRLLE; this is translated from the exons ATGAGGAGCGGAGAGGAGAGACAGACAGTGACGGGGATTCGGAAGAAGGGAAGCGGAATCAGGCAATGGCTACTGCTCGACGGGAAAGGAGAGACGGAGGTGGTGGAGGCCGGGAAGCACGCCATCATGAGGCGCACCGGCCTCCCCGCCCGTGACCTCCGCATATTGGACCCTCTCCTCTCCTACCCTTCCACCCTTCTTGGCCGTGAGAGGGCCATCGTCATCAACTTGGAGCACATCAAGGCCATCATCACCGCCCAAGAGGTTCTCCTCCTCAACTCACGTGACCCCTCCGTCACCCCCTTCGTCCACGAGCTCCAGGCCAGGATCCTCCGCCATCACCAggcctcctcctcctcttccaaAAACCATGACCACCACACTAACTACGAGCCCGACCGCGACCACGACCCCGATGCCATTAAGATTCTCCCTTTCGAGTTCGTAGCCCTGGAGGCCTGCCTTGAATCCGCCTGTAGCGTATTGGAGAACGAA GCAAAGACGTTGGAGCAGGAGGCTCATCCGGCCTTGGACAAGCTCACATCCAAGATCAGTACTCTCAATTTGGAACGAGTTCGTCAAATTAAGAGCCGATTAGTCGCCATCACTGGTCGTGTTCAGAAG GTGAGGGATGAATTGGAGCACTTGCTGGACGACGATGATGATATGGCTGAGATGTATCTGACGGAAAAGTTAGCCGAACAGCAGATGGAAGAGAGCTCTTCCCCATCCTCCATACATGACCACCACGACGAGGATTTAGACGACAG GACCGTTCCAGAAATATCCTCTGAGGCTGGAGGACCCCCTGTGGGCTTCGAGGATCATCACAATGTCTACAATGTTCTTGGTAGGGACAACCATGGAACCCGTGGTAGCACCTACAGTGCCGTCACCAAGCAGCTTGATGTCGAGGAGCTTGAAATGCTTTTGGAGGCTTACTTTGTGCAGATCGATGGCACCTTGAACAAGCTCTCGACG CTGAGGGAATATGTTGATGACACGGAGGATTACATCAATATCATGCTGGATGACAAACAGAACCATCTCCTCAAAATGGGAGTCATGTTGACCACAGCAACTCTGGTAGTGAGTGGCTTTGTTGTTGTGGCCGGAGTTTTCGGCATGAATATTCACATTGAGCTATTTGATCCCGATAAAGCCGGGATGACAGAGTTCCTGTGGACTGTTGGTGGTAGCACTGCAGGGACCATATTCTTGTATGTAGTTGCCATTGCCTGGTGTAAGCACAAACGTTTGCTGGAGTAA
- the LOC114194048 gene encoding putative 12-oxophytodienoate reductase 11, with protein sequence MDMSRKEESKRVDEGEVIPLLTPYKMGNFNLSHRIVLAPLTRSRSYNFVAQPHAAVYYSQRATKGGFLIGEASGVSPTAQGYPNTPGIWTREQVEAWKPIVSAVHEKGAIFFCQLWHAGRVSNSEYQPDGEAPISSTEKRLRKDITNDKATADRYATPRRVRTDEVPKLVNDFVVAAKNAIEAGFDGVEIHGANGYLLDQFLKDKVNDRDDEYGGSLENRCRFPLQVVKAVADEIGADKVGIRLSPFADYNDCGDSNPQALGQYMAESLNEVGILYLHLIEPRMVTQFEKFDTKWSLTPMRKAFKGTFIVAGGYDRSEGNQAISSAAADLVAYGRLFLANPDLPARFEVDAELNEPDATTFYTPHPVLGYTDYPFLHPVVIHSLTMFVS encoded by the exons ATGGACATGAGCAGGaaagaagaaagcaaaagagTTGATGAAGGAGAGGTTATACCCCTGCTCACTCCATACAAGATGGGGAATTTTAATCTATCCCACAG GATAGTGTTGGCACCATTAACACGATCGAGGTCTTACAACTTCGTCGCTCAGCCGCATGCTGCTGTATATTATTCTCAGAGAGCAACTAAGGGTGGCTTCTTGATTGGGGAGGCCTCCGGGGTGTCTCCTACAGCACAGGG GTACCCTAACACACCTGGAATTTGGACAAGAGAACAAGTGGAAGCTTGGAAACCCATTGTGAGCGCTGTTCATGAAAAGGGAGctattttcttttgtcaacTTTGGCACGCCGGAAGAGTCTCTAACTCTG AATACCAACCAGATGGCGAAGCCCCGATATCAAGTACAGAGAAGCGACTTCGTAAGGATATTACAAATGATAAAGCAACAGCTGATAGATACGCAACTCCTCGCCGGGTGAGAACCGATGAAGTCCCCAAACTTGTCAATGACTTCGTCGTTGCTGCTAAAAATGCCATTGAAGCGG GTTTTGATGGAGTGGAGATACACGGGGCGAACGGGTACTTACTGGACCAGTTTCTAAAGGACAAGGTGAACGACAGAGATGACGAATACGGAGGAAGCTTAGAAAATCGTTGCCGCTTCCCACTGCAAGTGGTGAAGGCAGTGGCTGATGAGATCGGAGCTGATAAGGTTGGGATTAGGCTGTCGCCATTCGCTGATTATAACGATTGTGGAGACTCTAACCCTCAGGCATTGGGGCAATACATGGCTGAGTCATTGAATGAAGTGGGGATTCTGTATCTTCACTTGATTGAGCCCAGGATGGTAACACAATTCGAAAAGTTTGACACCAAATGGTCCCTAACACCAATGAGGAAGGCCTTCAAGGGGACTTTTATTGTGGCTGGTGGTTACGATAGGAGTGAGGGAAACCAGGCTATATCTAGCGCCGCCGCCGATTTGGTCGCTTATGGACGCCTCTTTTTGGCCAATCCAGATCTCCCCGCAAGATTTGAAGTGGATGCTGAGTTAAACGAACCCGACGCCACCACCTTTTACACGCCTCACCCTGTTCTTGGATATACGGATTATCCTTTTCTTCACCCTGTAGTCATCCATTCACTTACAATGTTTGTATCATAA
- the LOC114194198 gene encoding uncharacterized protein LOC114194198, whose translation MEYGDWDQSYNEVPRWLLAAQQTNPGTIFQLSGPPVNIDVEDGSSTYIMERCFWAFGPCIEGFKYCKLVVQVDGTFLTGRYHATLLTAIAQDGNRNIFPLAFAIVEVKQPTVQAKLSVIRSQFPQAVAWIDKILLHKWSQAYDGGRRYTNMTTNLAECMNSVLKGARSLLICALLKITFQNINAWFVERGLKADSMLRAGHQYPEDVTTLLQQNHQKFAYCHVQRYDRDNSEFEVQEISSPHHYRPKPISFTVRLNDWWCDCGHFQASRLPCHHIIAVCSFGHMPLSNFIDPVYTLDNINKAYQVQFHPLRNEDYWSTYTGPNFTSDPQTRRKASGRPTTTRIHNEMDQPVTDKPKKCSYCRTEGHHRGQCPFHQ comes from the exons ATGGAGTATGGTGATTGGGACCAATCTTATAATGAAGTTCCCAGATGGTTACTAGCTGCCCAACAAACCAATCCTGGGacaatttttcaactttccGGTCCTCCAGTTAATATTGATGTTGAGGATGGAAGTTCCACATACATCATGGAACGTTGCTTCTGGGCATTTGGACCATGCATTGAAGGTTTTAAGTATTGTAAACTTGTTGTTCAAGTGGATGGAACCTTTTTAACAGGCAGATATCATGCCACCTTGCTAACTGCAATTGCTCAGGATGGAAATAGAAACATATTTCCTTTGGCATTTGCAATAGTAGAAG TCAAACAACCTACCGTGCAAGCAAAACTTTCAGTTATAAGGTCCCAATTCCCACAAGCAGTAGCTTGGATTGATAAAATTCTCTTACATAAGTGGTCTCAGGCTTATGATGGGGGGCGCAGGTACACGAACATGACAACAAACTTGGCGGAGTGCATGAACTCTGTGCTTAAGGGGGCTCGCTCATTACTTATCTGTGCACTATTGAAAATtacatttcaaaacataaatgcTTGGTTTGTTGAACGCGGCTTAAAGGCAGACTCTATGTTAAGAGCTGGCCATCAATATCCAGAAGATGTCACAACCTTGCTCCAACAAAATCATCAGAAATTTGCATATTGTCATGTTCAACGCTACGATCGAGATAATTCAGAATTCGAAGTGCAAGAGATATCGAGCCCCCATCACTATCGGCCAAAACCGATCTCATTCACTGTCAGATTAAACGATTGGTGGTGTGATTGTGGTCACTTCCAAGCAAGTCGATTACCCTGTCATCACATCATAGCTGTTTGTTCTTTTGGTCATATGccactttcaaattttatcgATCCAGTTTACACCCTTGATAACATAAATAAGGCTTATCAAGTCCAATTCCACCCCCTGCGAAATGAGGACTATTGGTCAACATATACAGGTCCTAATTTCACTTCAGACCCCCAAACTAGGCGTAAGGCTTCGGGACGACCTACAACGACTAGGATCCATAACGAAATGGATCAACCCGTTACGGATAAGCCAAAAAAATGCTCTTATTGTCGCACTGAGGGTCATCATAGGGGACAATGTCCATTTCACCAataa
- the LOC114193021 gene encoding LOW QUALITY PROTEIN: Fanconi anemia group J protein homolog (The sequence of the model RefSeq protein was modified relative to this genomic sequence to represent the inferred CDS: inserted 1 base in 1 codon) — protein MVSASNPNPKPKNVYHIGGLEVEFPYQPYGSQFAFMGRVISTLNQARREGHCHALLESPTGTGKSLSLLCSSLAWQHHYKYKXRPPQSPPEATTDPLAYGGGFVIEELSLSSASENPDRTQTEANNKKQKKKEAPTIYYASRTHSQISQVVHELRKTSYRVPMAVLASRKHYCTNKNIIGKENINEECKLLLKDEATGCPEFKNAHKVKGHPSLQKGGCNEVHDIEDLVKVGQLVKGCSYYAARSMSDDAQLVFCPYSYIINPVIRAAMDVDIKGAVVILDEAHNIEDIARDAGSVDIEEDVLDKLQMELQQLCSINTAIYQPLYEMTQGLTSWMERKKNKLERRDFHHYVSCWTGDNALRELEEANISKQCFPILLECATKAIKVATDLETDEPRISGTAVITLEGLFSSLTYFFSRNGSHMLDYQLALQRCVKKDTGRATGNWTCAFSLWCLNPAVVFRDVAELSLSIILTSGTLSPLASFTSELGVHFETSLEAPHVIDVDSQVWPAVISTGPGNYPLNASYKTADGYAFQDAVGNSLEEIFKIVPGGCLVFFPSYKLMDKLCNRWAETGQWSRLNAEKPLFVEPRGGSQDDFELVLKGYYDSIHCEKRPARGRKRRIKTIDLNRVQAVDSLPNSRKGGAALLGVCRGKVSEGIDFSDDNARVVIIVGIPFPNINDIQVALKKKYNDTYKSFKSLLSGNEWYCHQAFRALNQAAGRCIRHKFDYGAIILLDERFQEERNKAFISKWIRRPLKVYDSFDLSLEGLKSFFENAKEHYGINTVHATQSLDINGHDVHKKDQNACSTRKKNQKLNKSDNGDERETTMIENSISSPTLTSQDLVECQPSAQKNSNTYRRKYLPQYFKKTDPRFTVESSLAIMHEETSIVKETPCIDVDYGSSIPHYSKDDNSGSFIIEAPAQIPDQVSSLSMSLTTGSTNSSRAQSSITITPKKNVITNDIPEMESVNSYHHKRMRPAVTPYINLVEEENSIAPCASPPLTRYRKSSVVVRETTQGSEYDFERILKSNSPPLLISNNIPGSCSPTAPPLDQKLLIFCSLCKSPLGRPENHLYLTCSLISSSKVHLRSLLKQRLRTCTTDTSKSIPVLITDSLFVDQRICNRIPKSAPEHSIWCPEDGCVFSTLFCPFCSNGSNLLGVQVMATDSSNVQLLDKILFYFDSLDVKSSEESGNIASGKVDLSPVNDSDEDKITVLNSIEKYSYLHRPGNEEVWKTGKSKQTPRGLRCAANKS, from the exons atggtctcTGCatcaaaccctaaccctaaacctaaaAATGTTTACCACATCGGAGGTCTGGAAGTAGAATTTCCTTACCAACCATATGGGTCTCAGTTTGCGTTTATGGGTAGAGTAATCTCTACCCTCAATCAGGCTCGGAGAGAAGGCCACTGTCACGCGTTGCTCGAGTCTCCAACTGGCACCGGCAAGTCCCTTTCGCTTCTCTGTTCATCTCTCGCTTGGCAGCACcactataaatata caagACCACCTCAATCCCCCCCGGAGGCAACCACCGATCCTCTGGCTTATGGCGGCGGATTTGTCATCGAGGAGCTTTCACTATCTTCTG CATCTGAAAACCCGGACCGTACGCAAACTGAGGCTAACAACAAGAAGCAGAAGAAAAAGGAAGCACCGACTATTTATTACGCTTC GAGAACGCACTCACAGATTTCTCAAGTGGTGCACGAATTGCGCAAAACTTCATACAGGGTACCAATGGCTGTGTTG GCATCGCGGAAACATTActgcacaaataaaaatataattggcaAAGAGAATATCAATGAAGAATG TAAACTATTATTGAAAGATGAGGCAACAGGGTGTCCAGAATTCAA AAATGCTCATAAAGTCAAAGGTCATCCATCCCTTCAGAAAGGAGGATGCAATGAGGTGCATGACATAGAAGATCTCGTAAAAGTTGGACAATTGGTCAAAG GGTGCTCTTATTATGCTGCTCGTTCTATGTCAGATGATGCACAATTGGTATTTTGCCCTTATAGCTATATCATTAATCCAGTCATCCGGGCAGCAATGGACGTGGATATCAAAGGAGCCGTAGTGATTCTTGATGAAGCTCA CAATATAGAGGACATTGCTCGTGATGCTGGAAGTGTGGATATTGAAGAGGATGTTTTGGATA AACTACAAATGGAACTCCAACAACTTTGTTCAATTAATACTGCAATTTACCAACCACTATATGAAATGACACAG GGCCTTACTAGTTGGATGGAACGGAAGAAAAACAAACTCGAAAGACGTGATTTTCACCACTATGTATCGTG TTGGACTGGTGATAATGCTTTACGAGAGCTTGAAGAAGCAAATATTTCGAAGCAGTGTTTCCCTATCTTGCTGGAATGTGCTACCAAG GCAATCAAAGTTGCTACAGACTTGGAGACAGATGAACCGCGTATAAGTGGCACGGCAGTGATAACATTGGAAG GCTTATTCTCGTCTCTAACTTATTTCTTCTCAAGAAATGGATCTCACATGTTGGATTACCAGCTTGCTCTTCAGCGATGTGTTAAAAAAGATACTG GAAGAGCTACTGGAAACTGGACATGCGCTTTTAGTTTATGGTGTTTGAATCCAGCAGTTGTGTTTAGAGATGTTGCTGAGCTTTCTTTATCAATTATCTTGACTTCAGG aACACTATCACCGTTGGCATCCTTTACTTCTGAGCTTGGAGTTCATTTTGAAACTAGTCTAGAAGCTCCTCATGTAATTGATGTTGACTCACAG GTGTGGCCTGCTGTAATCTCCACTGGTCCTGGCAATTATCCTTTGAATGCAAGTTATAAAACTGCAGATGGATATGCATTCCAG GACGCAGTTGGAAATTCTTTAGAGGAAATCTTCAAGATTGTTCCAGGCGGATGCCTTGTGTTCTTTCCAAGTTATAAATTGATGGACAAATTATGCAACCGTTGGGCTGAAACAGGTCAATGGTCTCGACTAAATGCAGAAAAACCCCTTTTTGTCG AACCAAGAGGAGGAAGCCAAGATGATTTTGAACTGGTATTAAAAGGGTATTATGATTCAATTCATTGCGAAAAAAGACCTGCGCGGGGAAGGAAAAGAAGGATTAAGACAATAGATCTAAATCGTGTTCAGGCAGTTGATTCCCTACCGAATTCTAGGAAAGGAGGAGCAGCTTTACTTGGTGTTTGTCGAGGAAAG GTTTCTGAAGGAATTGATTTCTCCGATGATAATGCTAGAGTAGTT ATTATTGTTGGTATTCCATTTCCAAATAT AAATGATATTCAAGTTGCattgaagaagaaatataatgACACCTACAAATCATTCAAAAGTCTATTGAGTGGAAATGAGTGGTACTGCCACCAAGCATTCCGAGCTTTAAATCAAGCCGCAG GGCGCTGTATACGTCATAAATTTGATTATGGAGCAATTATCCTATTGG ATGAACGTTttcaagaagaaagaaataaggcATTCATTTCAAAGTGGATAAGAAGACCGTTGAAAGTATATGACAGCTTTGATTTGTCATTGGAGGGATTAAAGTCTTTCTTTGAGAATGCGAAG GAACATTATGGCATAAATACAGTGCATGCGACACAGAGTTTGGATATAAATGGGCATGATGTCCATAAGAAGGATCAGAATGCATGTtccacaagaaaaaaaaatcagaagcTGAACAAGTCTGATAATGGAGATGAGAGAGAAACAACAATGATCGAGAATAGCATTTCTTCACCCACCCTAACCTCTCAAGATCTTGTTGAGTGTCAGCCATCAGCTCAAAAGAATAGTAACACTTACCGTCGTAAATATCTCCCACAGTACTTTAAAAAGACAGATCCAAG GTTCACTGTGGAATCATCTCTTGCAATCATGCACGAGGAAACTTCCATTGTCAAGGAAACCCCTTGTATAGACGTTGACTATGGTTCCAGTATCCCTCATTACTCCAAAGATGACAACTCTGGCTCCTTCATAATTGAGGCCCCAGCTCAAATTCCAGATCAAGTGTCAAGTCTTTCAATGTCTTTGACTACTGGAAGCACAAATTCTTCAAGGGCTCAGTCTTCAATTACAATTACTCCCAAAAAGAATGTAATTACAAATGATATTCCAGAAATGGAAAGTGTTAATTCTTACCATCATAAAAGGATGAGGCCCGCAGTCACTCCTTATATAAACCTTGTTGAAGAAGAAAACTCTATTGCACCTTGTGCCAGTCCTCCTCTTACACGGTACAGAAAGAGCTCTGTAGTTGTTAGAGAGACAACTCAGGGAAGTGAATATGATTTTGAGAGGATTTTGAAGTCAAATTCTCCTCCATTACTGATAAGCAATAATATACCTGGTTCATGTTCACCAACTGCCCCTCCACTAGAccaaaaattattgattttttgttcGCTCTGCAAAAGTCCATTAGGCCGACCTGAGAACCATCTATATCTTACTTGCTCGTTGATTTCATCATCAAAAGTTCATTTGAGATCCCTTTTGAAACAGAGGCTGAGAACTTGCACTACTGATACTTCAAAGAGTATTCCAGTTCTCATTACTGATTCTTTATTTGTTGATCAACGAATTTGCAATAGAATACCCAAAAGCGCACCAGAACACAGTATTTGGTGTCCAGAAGATGGGTGTGTTTTCAGCACCCTTTTCTGCCCCTTTTGCAGTAATGGCAGCAATTTGCTAGGAGTTCAGGTCATGGCTACCGACTCATCAAATGTTCAGTTGCTTGACAAG attttgttttactttgatTCATTGGACGTGAAGAGCAGTGAGGAATCAGGGAACATTGCTTCAGGGAAAGTG GATCTGTCTCCGGTTAATGACTCTGATGAGGATAAAATTACTGTCTTAAATTCTATTGAAAAATATTCTTATCTTCACCGACCAGGGAATGAAGAAGTTTGGAAGACAGGAAAATCAAAG CAAACACCAAGAGGCTTACGATGTGCAGCAAACAAAAGCTGA